The Thermosipho melanesiensis BI429 sequence CAGATAATGCATTTAAAACATTATGAATTCCAGGTACGTTCAATAAAAAATTTTTTATTCCATAAGGTGTTAAAATCTTCACTTTTTGTTTATATCCCATTTTTTCTATCGAAAGTATTTTATAATCAGCATTTTTAAGACCAAAAGTGATGGAGTTTTTTTCGATATTGTTTTCGGAGTTCGATATACATATTTTAGCATTTTTACAAGATTTTTCAAAACAATAGTTATAATGCTGTAAACTTTCGAAGTTCTCAATGTGATCGTATCTTATGTTAGTTATTATTAAAAAATCAGCGTTGTAATTTTCAAATCCTGGTTGACTTTCATCCATTTCAAATACGGAAATGTTTCCACCTTTGCGGTAATTTCTGTATTCAAGCATAGGATGCGTAGATCCCAAAAACACAGTGGGATTTTCCTCTAATTTCAAGAGTACATGTGACATCATAGATGTGGTAGTAGTTTTACCGTCAGTTCCAGTTATTCCTATTTTTTTGTATGGTTTTAGTATATTTATATGATGCTCTAATCTTGAAATTATCTTTATATTTTTTTCCCTTGCTTTTAAGATTTCTGGATTTGTTTCAGGAACTGCCGGTGTTCTAACTATTAAATCCACATTATCTATATTTTCAGGCGCATGTTTACTAAAGATTTTTATTCCGAGATTCTCTAAAAATTTTGTCCTTTCTGTGGAAAAAGGATCTGTTCCTGAAACCTTGTTTCCCAACAAGTGTTCGTGAATTGCTTGAGCACTCATTCCAATTCCACCAATTCCCAAAAAG is a genomic window containing:
- the murC gene encoding UDP-N-acetylmuramate--L-alanine ligase, whose amino-acid sequence is MKIHFLGIGGIGMSAQAIHEHLLGNKVSGTDPFSTERTKFLENLGIKIFSKHAPENIDNVDLIVRTPAVPETNPEILKAREKNIKIISRLEHHINILKPYKKIGITGTDGKTTTTSMMSHVLLKLEENPTVFLGSTHPMLEYRNYRKGGNISVFEMDESQPGFENYNADFLIITNIRYDHIENFESLQHYNYCFEKSCKNAKICISNSENNIEKNSITFGLKNADYKILSIEKMGYKQKVKILTPYGIKNFLLNVPGIHNVLNALSVIALCFELGYEKSAVLKAFEDFVLPGRRFQIYRNEEITIIDDYSHTPIEIKSLLLTAKEVFKNKKIQIIFQPHRFTRLKREWKEFAKALSIADKVYITEVYGAFEKVGKISAKIIADEINATFLSNIEDILDIEIEPDNVYIFAGAGDIINFSQKFKEKVGGLKI